One window of Trifolium pratense cultivar HEN17-A07 linkage group LG5, ARS_RC_1.1, whole genome shotgun sequence genomic DNA carries:
- the LOC123883063 gene encoding putative protease Do-like 14, whose product MRIIFAPLLGKSEEVMHEKCLKRKNPWLREHPDEYFTPRHYRKISSGKLPKFEDHDDNVFLDIHTKRAVLEVSSSIVALLSYTTGEQELFQSSGVIIENDGNNGHIVLTSANLIRRPTEEDMVEDKLADSLKVMIYLYDGQSYEGEVRAYDFHYNIAWIRFQSDSSLATATLRQVDDYININPAKEKSFQLRPHSSHFNLFPGHAIVAVGRYFAKPFDLMAAPGEFILGRCDFDCEEVFTGTCNTTRCGEGGALINMSGEVIGVTFYYDFGFPTPFLPINIAHKCWENYKRYGGIWRPSLGFKATNLYTADIYVIEKVIQKIPSICNGVLVEKVIQGSSADSAGLRLKDVIVQCGGKTVRSFLEFLEMVWDKKVGDVLQLSVFRPYQNDPVDVNMVVDEVAVEKFNRWPHNRRY is encoded by the exons ATGCGTATAATATTTGCGCCTTTACTTGGAAAATCGGAAGAAGTAATGCATGAAAAGTGCTTAAAGAGGAAAAACCCTTGGTTACGAGAACATCCAGATGAATATTTCA CCCCGCGGCATTACCGAAAAATTTCATCTGGAAAGCTACCAAAATTCGAAGACCATGATGATAATGTCTTTCTGGATATTCATACAAAGAGAGCTGTTCTCGAGGTTTCTTCCTCCATTGTTGCTCTTTTATCTTATACTACTG GGGAGCAAGAGTTATTTCAAAGTTCTGGCGTGATCATTGAAAATGATGGCAATAATGGTCATATTGTTTTAACATCTGCCAATCTCATTCGTCGTCCTACTGAAGAAGACATGGTGGAAGATAAGTTGGCTGACAGTCTTAAG GTTATGATATACCTGTATGATGGTCAATCATACGAGGGAGAAGTACGTGCCTACGATTTCCACTATAATATTGCTTGGATACGGTTTCAGTCCGATTCATCCCTGGCTACTGCAACATTAAGACAAGTGGATGATTACATAAACATTAATCCGGCTAAGGAGAAGTCATTTCAGCTTCGTCCACATTCTAGCCACTTTAACCTTTTTCCTGGTCATGCAATAGTTGCTGTGGGGCGTTATTTTGCCAAACCGTTTGATCTTATGGCTGCTCCCGGTGAATTCAT TCTTGGTCGCTGCGATTTTGACTGTGAGGAGGTTTTCACGGGGACTTGCAATACCACAAGA TGTGGTGAGGGTGGTGCGCTCATAAATATGTCGGGAGAAGTGATTGGTGTTacattttattatgattttggATTCCCTACCCcgtttttgcctataaatataGCTCACAAATGCTGGGAGAATTACAAAAGATACGG GGGGATCTGGCGACCTTCTCTTGGATTTAAGGCTACAAACCTTTACACAGCTGATATATATGTCATAGAGAAGGTTATTCAAAAGATTCCGAGTATTTGCAATGGAGTTCTTGTTGAAAAG GTAATTCAAGGTTCTTCTGCTGACTCTGCTGGACTGCGTTTGAAAGATGTCATAGTTCAGTGTGGTGGAAAAACTGTTCGCAGTTTCTTGGAG TTTTTGGAGATGGTGTGGGATAAGAAGGTTGGAGATGTATTGCAATTGTCTGTGTTCCGACCATATCAAAATGATCCCGTAGATGTCAATATGGTGGTTGATGAAGTTGCTGTCGAAAAATTTAATCG TTGGCCACATAACCGGCGATACTAA
- the LOC123883061 gene encoding E3 ubiquitin-protein ligase SPL2: MSSQEQALISLLSQLALSFDGAVFGLGVAYVAFRSIRKFTVTSAALQKISHAPSISVSDLRSLLTETDSDADGYSDDGKIVIVRGTVDANSAVYGSWTNLWPGVLVSRESGDKGVVLQRTQTCIYNEWKGLFGWTSDVRAILTRSWRQQESTSLRKVPFVLIDVGRQSNTEYVVVSMDGSTHPLPLTTIYHKLEPINSPPYTFLQALFGHEYPIGLLDEEKILPLGKDINAVGLCSLRNGIAEIKSCNDLPYFLSDLSKDQMIVDLSFKAKLLFWSGIVLGTMSVGIIGYAIVRNWNKWKQWKQHREIQQQRQTIIEADSDDDVGDVPDGQLCVICLMRRRRSVFIPCGHLVCCQGCAMSVESEVAPKCPVCRQEIRDSVRIFES; encoded by the exons ATGTCTTCTCAAGAACAAGCACTaatctctcttctctctcagTTAGCCCTATCCTTCGACGGCGCCGTTTTCGGTTTAGGCGTAGCCTACGTCGCCTTTCGTTCCATCCGCAAATTCACCGTCACCTCCGCCGCTCTCCAAAAAATCAGCCACGCTCCTTCCATTTCCGTCTCCGACCTACGCTCGCTCCTAACCGAAACTGATTCAGACGCTGATGGATACTCCGATGATGGAAAAATCGTAATTGTCCGTGGTACTGTTGATGCTAACTCTGCTGTTTATGGCAGTTGGACAAACTTGTGGCCTGGTGTATTGGTTTCTCGTGAGTCTGGTGATAAAGGTGTTGTTCTTCAAAGAACTCAAACG TGTATATACAATGAATGGAAGGGCTTATTTGGATGGACTTCTGATGTTCGAGCCATACTTACAAGATCTTGGAGACAACAAGAGTCCACATCCTTAAGAAAG gtccCTTTTGTTCTCATTGATGTTGGACGGCAGTCAAATACTGAATATGTTGTTGTCAGCATGGATGGTTCAACACATCCTTTACCTCTTACAACAATTTATCATAAATTGGAACCCATAAATTCTCCTCCTTATACATTCTTGCAAGCTCTTTTTGGGCACGAATATCCA ATTGGACTGCTTGATGAAGAGAAAATTCTTCCCTTGGGGAAGGATATCAATGCTGTAGGCCTTTGCAGTTTAAGAAATGGAATTGCTGAAATCAAGTCTTGCAATGATCTTCCATATTTTCT GTCTGACTTGAGTAAAGATCAGATGATTGTAGATCTTTCCTTTAAAGCAAAATTACTGTTTTGGAGTGGCATTGTTCTTGGTACAATGTCAGTTGGGATCATCGGCTATGCAATTGTCAG GAACTGGAATAAATGGAAACAATGGAAGCAGCATAGGGAGATCCAGCAACAAAGGCAAACAATCATTGAAGCTGATTCTGATGATGACGTTGGAGATGTTCCAGATGGACAATTGTGCGTTATATGTTTGATGAGGAGAAGGCGTTCTGTTTTTATTCCATGTGGGCATCTTGTATGTTGCCAAGGGTGTGCTATGTCAGTTGAAAGTGAAGTGGCACCCAAGTGTCCAGTTTGTCGTCAGGAGATTCGGGATTCTGTGCGAATTTTCGAATCTTGA
- the LOC123883062 gene encoding protein NODULATION SIGNALING PATHWAY 1, whose protein sequence is MTMEPNPTSDHILDWLEGSVSFFPSFLDDPYNNGYIQEYPLWDQNQDIHNQYQIDVNTNSPNGTNSTNNIVAASTTTTTSTTSLEPISSNNIPFSDLPKKRNAEDEPGLKKQSQNQKNKRIKSRPTNEADNGDAAIEGTVVRKPGGNKKGAGKASGNNSGNGNNKDGRWAEELLNPCAAAITGGNLNRVQHLLYVLHELASTTGDANHRLAAHGLRALTHHLSSSSSSTTSGTITFASTEPRFFQKSLLKFYEVSPWFSFPNNIANASILQVLAEEPNSSRSLHILDIGVSHGVQWPTFLEALSRRPGGPPPLVRLTVVTASSTENDQNMETPFSVGPCGDNFSSRLLGYAQSINVNLQINKLDNHPLQTLNAQSVDTSPDETLIVCAQFRLHHLNHNAPDERREFLKVLRDMEPKGVILSENNMECCCSSCGDFATGFSRRVEYLWRFLDSTSSAFKGRESDERRMMEGEAAKALTNQREMNEGKEKWCERMKEAGFAGEVFGEDAIDGGRALLRKYDNNWEMKVEEENSTTVGLWWKGQPVSFCSLWKLDKQNSSSSTLTAKL, encoded by the coding sequence ATGACCATGGAACCAAACCCAACATCAGATCACATTCTTGACTGGCTTGAAGGTTCTGTCTCTTTCTTTCCATCATTCTTGGATGATCCATATAACAACGGTTACATCCAAGAGTATCCCTTATGGGATCAGAACCAAGATATACACAACCAGTATCAGATTGATGTTAATACTAATTCCCCTAATGGTACCAACAGCACCAACAACATTGTTGCTGCTAGTACTACTACTACCACTAGCACAACATCACTTGAGCCTATTAGTTCTAACAATATACCCTTTTCTGATTTACCGAAGAAACGCAATGCCGAGGATGAACCAGGTCTCAAAAAACAATCACAAAACCAAAAGAACAAGAGAATCAAGAGTCGTCCGACGAATGAAGCTGATAATGGTGATGCAGCTATTGAAGGGACAGTGGTTAGAAAACCTGGTGGGAACAAGAAAGGTGCAGGTAAGGCCAGTGGAAATAACAGTGGCAATGGAAACAACAAGGATGGTAGGTGGGCTGAGGAGTTGCTCAACCCATGTGCTGCAGCTATAACTGGTGGAAATCTGAATCGCGTGCAACATCTATTATATGTTCTTCATGAGCTAGCCTCAACTACTGGTGATGCCAACCACCGGCTTGCAGCGCATGGTCTCCGAGCACTGACACACCATctatcttcatcttcatcatctacCACATCAGGGACTATAACTTTTGCATCTACAGAACCGCGATTCTTCCAAAAGTCGTTACTGAAATTCTATGAGGTTAGCCCTTGGTTTTCCTTTCCTAATAACATAGCAAATGCTTCCATCCTCCAAGTCCTAGCTGAAGAGCCGAACAGTTCGCGTTCTCTTCACATCCTTGACATTGGAGTCTCTCATGGGGTGCAGTGGCCAACTTTTCTAGAGGCCTTGAGTCGTCGACCTGGTGGACCTCCTCCTCTGGTTCGCCTCACTGTGGTTACTGCTTCATCAACTGAAAATGACCAAAATATGGAAACCCCATTTTCAGTAGGTCCATGTGGTGATAACTTCTCTTCTAGACTCCTTGGTTATGCTCAGTCCATAAATGTCAATTTGCAGATAAACAAGCTTGATAATCATCCATTACAGACACTAAATGCTCAAAGTGTTGACACCTCCCCTGATGAAACTCTTATAGTCTGTGCTCAGTTCAGGTTGCACCACTTGAATCATAATGCTCCCGATGAAAGAAGAGAGTTTCTGAAGGTGTTGAGAGACATGGAGCCTAAAGGGGTGATATTGAGTGAGAATAACATGGAGTGTTGCTGCAGTAGTTGTGGCGATTTCGCCACTGGATTCTCTCGAAGAGTGGAGTACTTATGGAGGTTTTTAGATTCAACCAGTTCGGCATTCAAAGGCCGTGAGAGTGATGAAAGGAGAATGATGGAAGGTGAGGCTGCAAAAGCATTGACAAACCAACGTGAGATGAACGAAGGGAAAGAAAAATGGTGTGAAAGAATGAAAGAAGCAGGATTTGCGGGTGAAGTATTTGGAGAGGATGCAATTGATGGAGGTCGAGCTTTGTTAAGGAAGTATGATAATAATTGGGAGATGAAAGTAGAAGAAGAGAACAGTACAACTGTGGGACTATGGTGGAAGGGTCAACCTGTTTCTTTCTGTTCTTTGTGGAAACTGGATAAACAGAATAGTTCAAGCTCAACATTGACAGCAAAGCTTTAA